A window of Ignicoccus hospitalis KIN4/I contains these coding sequences:
- a CDS encoding TIGR00296 family protein has product MIISLDELTHEDGEFLVRLARKTIESYLTAGELPRVEVPEKLKKLGAAFVTILTYPERELRGCIGYVEPVKPLAQTVMEVAVAAATQDPRFPPMSPGELDHVVVEVSVLGDHTPFRPARRALPYIRIGETGIIIRRGPFSGVLLPEVPVEYCWDPETFIAETCVKAGMPPDCWLDEDTEAVLYRGRTWTEVEPRGEVVERDLKREYAERCGRSV; this is encoded by the coding sequence ATGATAATCTCGCTGGACGAGCTCACCCACGAGGACGGCGAGTTTCTAGTGAGGCTGGCCAGAAAGACCATAGAGAGTTACTTGACCGCGGGGGAGTTGCCCAGAGTGGAGGTGCCGGAGAAGCTGAAGAAGCTGGGAGCGGCGTTCGTCACCATCTTGACCTATCCCGAGAGGGAGCTCAGGGGGTGCATAGGCTACGTAGAGCCCGTGAAGCCCTTGGCCCAGACGGTCATGGAGGTCGCGGTGGCGGCCGCTACCCAAGACCCTAGGTTTCCCCCTATGAGCCCCGGGGAGCTCGACCACGTGGTAGTGGAAGTCAGCGTCCTCGGCGACCACACCCCCTTCAGGCCGGCTAGGAGGGCTCTGCCTTACATAAGGATAGGTGAGACCGGAATAATAATAAGGCGCGGCCCCTTCTCCGGGGTCCTCTTACCGGAGGTCCCGGTGGAGTACTGCTGGGACCCGGAGACCTTCATAGCGGAGACGTGCGTAAAGGCTGGCATGCCCCCGGACTGTTGGCTGGACGAGGACACGGAAGCTGTGCTCTACCGGGGTAGGACTTGGACTGAGGTGGAGCCGAGGGGGGAGGTGGTGGAGAGGGACTTGAAGAGGGAGTACGCGGAGAGGTGCGGCAGAAGCGTTTAA
- a CDS encoding phosphate signaling complex PhoU family protein, with protein MEIGLKELDNQIMKMAELSKRAFELSTNAIEERRASELRDEVKEMVGKLGQLREEVNELALEIIARYQPVAKDLRKVKASLELSYAFFRFARYAYDALSAFARLESLGVKCEPKHFASLAPIVKSMIEGSIDALKNMDVLKAMKIITKDDEVDETYHSMLMDIIKNYENVPCAVVEALSIKFLERAADHSVQVASQVVFVVEGRYPE; from the coding sequence GTGGAAATAGGACTTAAGGAGCTGGATAATCAAATAATGAAGATGGCCGAACTCAGCAAGAGGGCCTTCGAGCTCTCCACTAATGCAATAGAAGAGAGGAGGGCCAGCGAGCTCAGGGACGAGGTTAAGGAGATGGTTGGAAAGCTGGGGCAGTTGAGGGAGGAGGTAAACGAGCTGGCCCTAGAAATAATAGCCCGTTACCAACCGGTCGCCAAAGACTTGAGGAAAGTCAAGGCATCTCTCGAGCTGAGCTACGCCTTCTTCCGCTTTGCCCGCTACGCCTACGACGCACTCTCCGCCTTCGCGCGCTTAGAGAGCTTGGGAGTCAAGTGCGAGCCCAAGCACTTCGCGAGCTTGGCGCCTATAGTGAAATCTATGATAGAAGGCAGTATAGACGCGCTAAAGAATATGGACGTTTTGAAGGCTATGAAAATAATAACGAAGGACGATGAGGTCGACGAGACCTACCACAGCATGCTAATGGATATAATCAAGAATTACGAAAACGTACCTTGTGCGGTGGTGGAGGCGCTCTCGATAAAGTTCCTAGAGAGGGCGGCCGACCACAGCGTGCAAGTGGCCAGCCAAGTGGTCTTTGTGGTGGAGGGGAGGTATCCGGAGTAA
- the ilvC gene encoding ketol-acid reductoisomerase — protein sequence MAQIWKDSDVSLEPLKGRKVAIIGYGSQGRAWALNIRDSGVDVVVGLRPGGKSWELATKDGFEPKPIPEAAKEGDVIAMLIPDMAQPEIYEKYVEPNLHEGNALVFAHGFNIHYGLIKPPKNVDVIMVAPKSPGPKVREAFLSGRGVPALVAVHQDYTGKAWDLVLALAKALGCTRAGVIKTTFKEETESDLIGEQTVLVGGLMELLKKGFENLVELGYQPEVAYFEAINEAKLIMDLIWQYGFYGMLLRVSDTAKYGGLTVGPKVIDEHVKENMKKASERVISGEFAKEWVEEYKKGMPTLKELMEKVKEHQAEKVGKELRKLMGLEE from the coding sequence GTGGCCCAGATATGGAAGGACAGCGACGTCTCCCTGGAACCGCTAAAGGGTAGGAAGGTAGCCATCATAGGCTACGGCTCCCAAGGCAGGGCGTGGGCGCTGAACATAAGGGACAGCGGAGTGGACGTAGTGGTCGGGCTGAGGCCCGGAGGCAAGAGTTGGGAGCTAGCTACCAAAGACGGCTTCGAACCCAAGCCTATCCCGGAGGCGGCTAAGGAGGGCGACGTCATAGCTATGCTCATCCCCGACATGGCCCAACCAGAGATATACGAGAAGTACGTGGAGCCCAACCTCCACGAGGGCAACGCACTGGTGTTCGCCCACGGCTTCAACATTCACTACGGACTCATAAAGCCTCCCAAGAACGTAGACGTCATAATGGTTGCCCCCAAGAGTCCGGGGCCTAAGGTCAGAGAGGCCTTCCTCTCCGGAAGGGGCGTTCCGGCCTTAGTGGCCGTACACCAAGATTACACCGGGAAGGCTTGGGACTTGGTGCTAGCTTTAGCCAAGGCGTTAGGGTGCACCAGAGCCGGCGTGATAAAGACCACCTTCAAGGAGGAGACCGAGAGCGACCTCATAGGCGAACAGACCGTACTCGTGGGCGGCTTGATGGAGCTGTTGAAGAAGGGCTTCGAGAACTTAGTAGAGCTCGGCTACCAGCCTGAAGTGGCTTACTTCGAGGCCATAAACGAAGCAAAGCTGATAATGGACCTCATCTGGCAGTACGGCTTCTACGGCATGCTCTTGAGGGTTAGCGACACTGCCAAGTACGGCGGCCTTACAGTGGGGCCTAAGGTCATTGACGAACACGTGAAAGAGAACATGAAGAAGGCGTCAGAGAGGGTAATAAGCGGCGAGTTCGCAAAGGAGTGGGTGGAGGAGTACAAGAAGGGCATGCCCACTTTGAAGGAGTTGATGGAGAAGGTTAAGGAGCACCAAGCTGAGAAGGTGGGTAAGGAGCTCAGAAAGCTCATGGGCTTGGAAGAGTAA